One region of Terricaulis silvestris genomic DNA includes:
- a CDS encoding sensor histidine kinase — protein sequence MARDLLDHPAWTRWGAHVAFWLVYLAVRTAAAAADPPDDVTDFPYLLNRVLVVASYFVLTGVLLALIAGPRASRSNWARNLALVLGALAVAPITQWSEQAWPLALAGFSPEPYPFVIYLFQFGWALPLWGLTQALLGYHFETMAQARAVSRAQALAYDAQLKMLHYQINPHFLFNTLNAISTLVLEKRNEQAENMILRLAGFLRYSLDRQPTELAALAAELEAQRKYLEIERTRFDDKLKVNFNIEPGLETARLPSLILQPILENAIKYAITPRVEGGSIDVSARRDGELLRICIEDDGPGLPPNGDVRARRGVGLANARERLELIYGERAGLTARNRDPNGCRVDIWLPLEEDRVGRTPAPALS from the coding sequence CGCGCACGTTGCGTTTTGGTTGGTCTATCTCGCCGTCCGCACCGCCGCCGCCGCCGCGGACCCGCCAGATGATGTCACAGACTTCCCGTATCTGCTGAATCGTGTGCTCGTGGTGGCGAGCTATTTTGTGCTCACGGGCGTGTTGCTGGCGTTGATCGCCGGCCCGCGGGCGAGCCGCTCCAACTGGGCGCGCAATCTAGCGCTGGTGCTGGGCGCGCTCGCGGTTGCACCGATCACGCAATGGAGCGAGCAGGCCTGGCCACTCGCGCTCGCTGGTTTCTCACCAGAGCCGTATCCTTTCGTGATCTACCTCTTCCAGTTCGGCTGGGCCTTGCCGCTGTGGGGGCTGACGCAAGCGCTGCTCGGCTACCACTTCGAGACCATGGCGCAGGCGCGCGCCGTCTCTCGTGCGCAAGCGTTGGCGTACGATGCGCAGCTCAAGATGCTGCACTATCAGATCAATCCCCATTTTCTGTTCAACACGCTGAACGCGATCTCGACGCTGGTGCTGGAGAAACGCAACGAGCAGGCCGAGAACATGATTCTCAGGCTCGCGGGTTTCTTACGGTATTCGCTCGATCGCCAGCCAACCGAACTCGCAGCACTCGCCGCTGAGCTGGAAGCGCAACGCAAGTATCTGGAAATTGAACGCACCCGCTTTGACGATAAGCTCAAGGTCAATTTCAACATCGAGCCGGGGCTCGAGACCGCGCGGCTGCCGAGCCTCATCCTGCAGCCTATCCTCGAGAACGCGATCAAGTACGCTATCACGCCGCGCGTCGAAGGCGGCAGCATCGACGTGTCGGCGCGGCGCGACGGCGAGTTGCTGCGCATCTGTATCGAAGACGACGGGCCAGGCTTGCCGCCCAACGGTGACGTGCGCGCGCGGCGCGGCGTTGGCCTCGCCAACGCACGCGAGCGGCTTGAACTGATCTACGGCGAACGCGCGGGCCTAACCGCGCGCAATCGCGACCCCAACGGGTGTCGCGTGGATATATGGCTACCATTGGAGGAAGACCGTGTCGGCAGAACCCCTGCGCCTGCTCTTAGCTGA
- a CDS encoding LytR/AlgR family response regulator transcription factor, which produces MSAEPLRLLLADDEPLALRRIKLALQDIPDVEVVGSASDGAQAITFMRDLRPDVVLLDIKMPLADGFEVANAVEDSGGPAVIFVSAFESYAVRAFQTSAVDYLVKPVEFERLASALDRARERLASKDAGRRAEELQAVLEALKKESDEREGPRYEKEFWIRDRGRFLRVPVADVERIEAERDYVRLYWEGRTLLHRETMSHLEEKLDPNMMLRVHRSAFVNWKRLKSVRRDANGRLMAVLESGDEVPVSRAYAQRVMQEMKARS; this is translated from the coding sequence GTGTCGGCAGAACCCCTGCGCCTGCTCTTAGCTGACGACGAACCGTTAGCGCTGCGCCGCATCAAGCTGGCGTTGCAAGATATACCGGACGTCGAAGTCGTCGGCTCGGCGAGCGATGGCGCGCAAGCGATCACGTTCATGCGCGATCTACGCCCCGACGTCGTGCTGCTGGACATCAAGATGCCCCTGGCCGACGGCTTCGAAGTCGCGAATGCCGTCGAGGATTCTGGTGGTCCCGCCGTGATCTTCGTGTCTGCGTTCGAATCCTACGCAGTCCGCGCGTTCCAAACCTCTGCGGTCGACTATCTCGTCAAACCGGTGGAATTCGAACGTCTCGCCTCAGCACTCGATCGCGCGCGCGAACGTCTCGCCTCGAAGGACGCCGGCCGGCGCGCCGAAGAACTGCAAGCCGTGCTCGAAGCGCTGAAGAAGGAGTCTGACGAGCGCGAGGGCCCGCGTTACGAAAAAGAATTCTGGATCCGCGATCGCGGTCGCTTCTTGCGCGTTCCAGTTGCGGACGTCGAACGCATCGAAGCCGAGCGCGACTACGTGCGACTTTACTGGGAAGGGCGCACGCTTCTGCATCGGGAAACCATGTCTCACCTCGAAGAAAAGCTCGATCCCAACATGATGCTGCGCGTTCACCGCTCGGCGTTCGTGAACTGGAAGCGCCTCAAGTCCGTGCGGCGCGACGCCAATGGGCGGCTTATGGCCGTGCTCGAAAGCGGTGACGAAGTGCCGGTGAGCCGCGCCTACGCCCAGCGCGTGATGCAGGAAATGAAGGCCCGCAGCTAA
- a CDS encoding SDR family NAD(P)-dependent oxidoreductase, with product MRDKTIVITGAFGVLGRAAADLAAQQGARVAMLDVKVSAQSVTAPDLAIAVDLTDLKATTRAMQSVRAATGAIDALLNIAGGFAWETVSDGDVATWERMFALNLKTALTASKAALPHLIEARGAIVNVGAASALKAEAGVGAYTASKQGVMKLTESLAAELKGQVRVNAVLPSILDTPQNRTDMPMADPAKWVQPAELAHVMLFLASDEASAVTGALVPVTGRV from the coding sequence ATGCGCGACAAGACCATCGTCATCACCGGCGCGTTTGGCGTGCTGGGCCGTGCCGCGGCCGATCTGGCCGCGCAGCAAGGAGCGCGGGTGGCAATGCTTGATGTGAAGGTCAGCGCGCAAAGCGTCACCGCGCCGGACCTGGCGATCGCTGTGGACCTGACGGACCTCAAGGCCACGACGCGTGCTATGCAGTCGGTCCGCGCGGCGACGGGCGCCATCGACGCCTTGCTCAACATTGCCGGCGGCTTCGCTTGGGAAACCGTGAGCGACGGCGACGTCGCCACCTGGGAGCGCATGTTCGCGCTCAATCTCAAAACAGCGCTGACGGCGAGCAAAGCCGCGCTGCCGCATCTGATCGAAGCGCGTGGCGCCATCGTCAATGTCGGCGCTGCAAGCGCGCTCAAAGCCGAAGCGGGCGTCGGCGCTTACACGGCATCGAAGCAGGGCGTGATGAAGCTCACCGAAAGCCTCGCCGCTGAACTCAAAGGCCAAGTGCGCGTCAACGCGGTGCTGCCGTCGATCCTCGACACGCCGCAGAACCGCACCGACATGCCCATGGCTGACCCAGCCAAATGGGTGCAGCCCGCCGAGTTGGCCCACGTCATGCTCTTCCTCGCATCAGACGAAGCCAGCGCCGTCACCGGCGCGCTCGTTCCGGTGACCGGCCGCGTCTAG
- the dusA gene encoding tRNA dihydrouridine(20/20a) synthase DusA, which yields MKQLDRRFSIAPMMDWTDRHCRAFHRALTKHALLYTEMLTADAIIHGDRERLLGFDDVEHPVALQLGGSDPAKMAEAARIGAAFGYDEINLNIGCPSDRVQAGRFGACLMREPALVAALWSAAQEAAPNIPVTIKSRIGVDDQEPRDALYELVDTSARAGCSTFVVHARKAWLDGLSPKENRDVPPLDYELVRQLKRDRPDLEIILNGGLKDLDHALAEQHGVDGVMLGRAAYQQPATLLDVDERVFATAAPSCTREEAAFAYLPYIETKLAEGVALHAMTRHMLGLFNARPGGRIWRRVLSERGVRRGAGVEVVRAAFDEMNQAAALAA from the coding sequence ATGAAGCAGCTCGACCGCCGATTTTCCATCGCCCCCATGATGGACTGGACCGACCGGCATTGCCGGGCGTTCCATCGCGCGTTGACAAAGCACGCACTGCTCTACACCGAAATGCTGACGGCGGACGCCATCATCCACGGCGATCGCGAACGGTTGCTCGGCTTCGACGACGTCGAGCATCCCGTCGCGCTTCAGCTTGGCGGCAGCGATCCCGCGAAGATGGCCGAAGCCGCGCGCATCGGCGCGGCGTTCGGCTACGACGAGATCAATCTCAATATCGGCTGCCCGTCTGACCGCGTGCAGGCCGGACGCTTCGGCGCATGTTTGATGCGCGAGCCGGCGCTGGTGGCGGCGCTCTGGAGTGCGGCGCAAGAGGCGGCGCCGAACATCCCAGTCACGATCAAGTCGCGCATCGGCGTCGATGACCAAGAGCCACGCGATGCGCTTTACGAACTGGTCGATACTTCAGCGCGCGCGGGATGCAGCACCTTCGTCGTGCATGCGCGCAAGGCCTGGCTCGACGGGTTGTCGCCGAAAGAAAACCGTGACGTGCCGCCGCTGGATTACGAACTTGTCCGCCAGCTGAAGCGTGATCGTCCTGACCTTGAGATCATCCTCAATGGCGGCCTCAAAGACCTCGATCACGCGCTCGCCGAACAGCACGGCGTCGATGGCGTCATGCTCGGCCGCGCGGCTTATCAGCAGCCGGCGACCTTGCTCGACGTCGATGAGCGTGTGTTCGCCACCGCCGCGCCGTCGTGCACGCGCGAAGAGGCCGCGTTTGCGTATCTGCCGTACATCGAAACGAAGCTCGCGGAAGGCGTAGCCTTGCACGCGATGACCCGGCACATGCTCGGCCTGTTCAATGCGCGGCCCGGCGGCCGGATTTGGCGTCGCGTGCTCTCCGAGCGCGGCGTGCGCCGTGGCGCGGGTGTCGAGGTTGTGCGCGCGGCGTTCGATGAAATGAACCAAGCCGCTGCGCTCGCGGCATGA
- a CDS encoding sulfite exporter TauE/SafE family protein, translated as MSAELVWFAAGLIGAGLLAGFVGGLFGIGGGVVVVPALYFVLTALGVPEDIRMHVAVGTSLSTIISTSWRSLAAHTKAGAVDYDILKAWAPWITVGALLGAVAAGFASTEVLLIVFGAGLLLIAAQMGLGTPDWRVAQAMPTGAPRAALGGGIGFFSAMMGIGGGAFGVTLMTLCGRPIHRAVATASGFGAAIALPATLGYVVAGWGREGLPPYSLGFVSVPGLLALAALTAITAPVGARLSHRLPQLTLKRAFAGLLALVALNMLREALS; from the coding sequence ATGAGCGCCGAACTCGTCTGGTTCGCCGCCGGCCTGATCGGTGCGGGCCTTCTAGCGGGATTTGTCGGCGGTCTTTTCGGAATCGGCGGTGGCGTTGTCGTCGTTCCCGCTCTTTATTTCGTGCTCACCGCGCTTGGTGTGCCCGAAGATATTCGCATGCATGTGGCCGTCGGCACTTCGCTCTCAACCATCATCTCGACATCATGGCGATCGCTCGCCGCGCACACAAAGGCCGGCGCAGTCGACTACGACATCCTGAAAGCCTGGGCGCCGTGGATCACCGTCGGCGCGTTGCTCGGCGCGGTTGCCGCGGGGTTCGCATCAACGGAGGTGTTGCTCATCGTGTTCGGCGCGGGACTGTTGCTGATCGCGGCGCAGATGGGCTTGGGCACGCCGGATTGGCGCGTCGCGCAAGCCATGCCCACCGGCGCGCCGCGCGCAGCCCTTGGCGGCGGCATCGGTTTCTTCTCAGCGATGATGGGGATTGGCGGTGGCGCGTTCGGGGTCACGTTGATGACGCTGTGCGGTCGGCCGATCCATCGCGCGGTAGCGACGGCGTCCGGCTTTGGCGCCGCGATCGCGCTGCCGGCCACGCTTGGCTACGTGGTGGCCGGGTGGGGTCGCGAAGGCTTGCCGCCGTATTCGCTGGGCTTCGTTAGCGTGCCCGGCTTACTCGCGTTGGCGGCGCTGACCGCGATCACCGCGCCGGTTGGCGCGCGGCTTTCGCATCGCCTGCCTCAGCTCACTTTGAAGCGCGCTTTCGCCGGGCTGCTGGCCCTTGTCGCGCTCAACATGCTGCGCGAGGCGCTCAGCTGA
- a CDS encoding DUF1289 domain-containing protein, which produces MDRPIVSTPCIKLCAVSGATGLCIGCGRTLAEIAGWGGMDEAQRRTIMEELPQRLAAAPPVS; this is translated from the coding sequence ATGGATCGGCCGATCGTCTCCACCCCTTGCATCAAGCTCTGCGCCGTCAGCGGCGCGACCGGGCTTTGCATCGGCTGTGGGCGCACGCTGGCGGAGATCGCTGGCTGGGGCGGGATGGATGAAGCCCAGCGGAGGACCATCATGGAAGAGCTGCCGCAGCGTTTGGCCGCGGCGCCACCGGTCAGCTGA
- a CDS encoding acyl-CoA dehydrogenase family protein, with protein sequence MDLNFSQEEIAFRDEVRAFIDANYPAQVKGKGLREDLSKEDFLAWHKILGKKGWSAPAWPKEYGGTGWTATQRYIWLEENARAETIPPLPFGVSMVGPVIYTFGTPEQKERFLPGILKGDVWWAQGYSEPGAGSDLASLKTKAVREGDFYVVNGQKTWTTLGQHADWGFFLVRTDASAKQQEGISFLLIDMKSPGVSVRPIKLLDGGYEVNDVFLQDVKVPVDQRIYEENKGWTCAKFLLAHERAGIAGVARSKRNVEKLKSIAKAEIGDDGKPLIEDEDFQRKLAELEIDLSALEMTELRVLAREHAGKGPGPESSLLKIKGTEIQQRLTELTLEAVGNYAQPYTRELGEGNEFAVGPDYSRAASPIYFNWRKASIYGGSNEIQRNIIAKMVLGL encoded by the coding sequence ATGGATCTGAATTTTTCGCAGGAAGAAATCGCGTTCCGCGACGAAGTGCGCGCGTTCATCGACGCGAACTATCCGGCGCAAGTTAAAGGCAAAGGCCTGCGCGAAGATCTCTCGAAAGAGGACTTCCTCGCCTGGCACAAAATCCTCGGCAAGAAGGGCTGGTCCGCGCCCGCATGGCCGAAGGAATACGGCGGCACCGGTTGGACCGCGACGCAGCGCTACATCTGGCTTGAAGAGAACGCGCGCGCCGAAACCATTCCGCCGCTGCCGTTCGGCGTCTCGATGGTCGGCCCCGTCATCTACACGTTCGGCACGCCGGAACAGAAAGAGCGCTTCCTGCCCGGCATCCTCAAAGGCGACGTTTGGTGGGCGCAAGGCTACAGCGAACCCGGCGCCGGCTCCGATCTCGCTTCGCTCAAAACCAAAGCCGTGCGCGAAGGCGATTTCTACGTCGTCAACGGCCAGAAGACTTGGACCACGCTCGGCCAACACGCCGACTGGGGATTCTTCCTCGTCCGCACCGATGCAAGCGCCAAACAACAAGAAGGCATCAGCTTCCTGCTGATCGACATGAAGTCGCCCGGCGTCAGCGTCCGCCCGATCAAGCTGCTCGATGGCGGTTACGAAGTGAACGACGTCTTCCTGCAGGACGTGAAAGTCCCGGTCGATCAGCGCATCTATGAAGAAAACAAGGGTTGGACCTGCGCCAAATTCCTGCTCGCGCACGAACGCGCCGGCATCGCCGGCGTGGCGCGCTCCAAGCGCAATGTCGAAAAGCTGAAGAGCATCGCCAAAGCCGAGATCGGCGACGACGGCAAGCCGCTGATTGAGGACGAAGACTTCCAGCGCAAGCTCGCGGAACTCGAGATCGACCTTTCCGCGCTGGAAATGACCGAACTCCGCGTCCTCGCTCGCGAACACGCCGGCAAGGGCCCTGGCCCTGAAAGCTCCCTGTTGAAGATCAAAGGCACCGAAATCCAGCAGCGCCTCACTGAGCTGACGCTCGAAGCCGTCGGCAATTACGCGCAGCCCTACACGCGCGAATTGGGCGAGGGCAACGAGTTCGCGGTCGGCCCCGATTATTCGCGTGCCGCATCGCCGATCTATTTCAACTGGCGCAAAGCCTCGATCTACGGCGGCTCCAACGAAATCCAACGCAACATTATCGCGAAGATGGTGCTGGGGCTGTGA
- a CDS encoding DUF2306 domain-containing protein, protein MTIAANAAPAAPRWLGALGWGLMAFLSLGIAAYGISYLAGTQAPPVVEDNGMGMRVLMIHASASGIALLLGPLQFLELIRRRARVLHHWIGRTYILACLVGGISGGLLAPFTAAGPIAASGFLMLALLWLWVNAFGWRAAAVKRDYDEHKNWMVRSFALTFAAVTLRLYLIPPQIAGIDFVTAYQWIAWLAWVPNIAIAEWWIASRRTRLVQ, encoded by the coding sequence GTGACCATCGCCGCCAACGCAGCGCCTGCCGCGCCGCGTTGGCTCGGCGCTCTTGGTTGGGGGCTGATGGCGTTCCTGTCGCTCGGAATCGCCGCGTATGGGATCTCGTACCTGGCCGGCACACAGGCGCCGCCCGTCGTTGAAGACAACGGCATGGGCATGCGCGTGCTGATGATCCATGCCAGCGCCTCGGGTATCGCTCTTTTGCTCGGCCCGCTGCAATTTCTAGAACTGATCCGCCGCCGCGCGCGCGTGTTGCATCACTGGATCGGGCGCACATACATCCTGGCCTGCTTGGTTGGCGGCATCTCCGGCGGTCTGCTCGCGCCCTTCACCGCTGCCGGACCGATCGCGGCGTCGGGCTTTCTCATGCTGGCGCTGCTCTGGCTCTGGGTAAACGCCTTCGGCTGGCGTGCTGCCGCGGTGAAGCGCGATTACGACGAACACAAAAATTGGATGGTGCGCTCGTTCGCACTCACCTTCGCCGCTGTGACTCTGCGGCTTTATCTCATCCCGCCGCAGATCGCCGGCATCGATTTCGTCACCGCCTATCAATGGATCGCCTGGCTCGCCTGGGTGCCTAACATCGCGATCGCCGAATGGTGGATCGCTTCGCGCCGCACACGCCTGGTTCAGTAA
- a CDS encoding acyl-CoA dehydrogenase family protein yields the protein MNFDYTDEQNAIRDSLSKWAAQQYDFDKRREALKIEDAWKKNWATFAEFGLLAAPLPEDFDGLGGGAIDVSVVTEEFGRALIVEPYVPTVVIGGGALKYAGSDAQKDEHLTAIAGGERVIAFAQGEPKSRWALNDVSTAAKKDGAGYVLNGQKAVVLGGPQADHFLVTARTAGGQRDAKGISLFLVSKTAKGVTTRDYPTMDGTRASEVYFENVSVGATNLIGAADGALPLVERLVDEANAAYCSEAVGCMRMMTSSTQEYAKTRKQFGKAIAEFQVIQHRLVDMFIATEESVSMALLATIKLGESDAERAKAVSAAKVSIGKAARFVGQAAVQTHGGMGVTDEMRVGHYFKRVTMLDATFGNVDYHLKRYTALNAKAAA from the coding sequence ATGAACTTCGACTACACCGACGAACAGAACGCAATTCGTGACTCGCTCTCCAAGTGGGCGGCGCAGCAGTATGACTTCGACAAGCGCCGCGAAGCGCTGAAGATCGAAGACGCCTGGAAAAAGAACTGGGCCACGTTCGCCGAGTTCGGCCTACTTGCCGCACCGCTGCCGGAAGATTTCGACGGCTTGGGCGGCGGCGCGATCGATGTCAGCGTCGTCACCGAGGAATTCGGCAGGGCGCTCATCGTTGAGCCCTATGTGCCGACCGTCGTCATCGGCGGCGGCGCGCTCAAATACGCCGGCAGCGACGCGCAGAAAGACGAACACCTCACCGCCATCGCCGGCGGCGAGCGTGTCATCGCCTTCGCGCAAGGCGAACCCAAGAGCCGCTGGGCGCTGAACGATGTCTCGACCGCCGCAAAGAAGGACGGCGCGGGCTACGTGCTGAACGGCCAGAAGGCGGTGGTGCTCGGCGGCCCGCAAGCGGATCACTTCCTCGTCACCGCGCGCACCGCCGGCGGCCAGCGCGATGCAAAGGGCATCTCGCTCTTCCTCGTGTCGAAGACCGCCAAGGGCGTCACCACGCGCGACTACCCGACCATGGACGGCACGCGCGCCTCGGAAGTGTATTTCGAAAACGTCAGCGTCGGCGCCACCAACCTGATCGGCGCGGCCGATGGCGCGCTGCCGCTGGTCGAACGTCTCGTCGACGAAGCCAACGCCGCCTACTGCAGTGAAGCCGTTGGCTGCATGCGGATGATGACCTCTTCGACGCAGGAGTACGCCAAGACCCGCAAGCAGTTCGGCAAAGCCATCGCCGAATTCCAGGTGATCCAGCACCGCCTGGTCGACATGTTTATCGCCACCGAGGAAAGCGTCTCCATGGCGCTTTTGGCCACGATCAAACTCGGCGAGAGCGACGCCGAGCGCGCCAAGGCCGTCTCCGCCGCGAAAGTCTCGATCGGAAAAGCAGCGCGCTTCGTCGGCCAAGCCGCGGTGCAAACCCACGGCGGCATGGGCGTCACCGACGAAATGCGCGTGGGACACTACTTCAAGCGCGTGACCATGCTGGACGCCACGTTCGGCAACGTCGATTATCACCTGAAGCGCTACACCGCGCTGAACGCGAAGGCGGCTGCCTAG
- a CDS encoding tetratricopeptide repeat protein, whose amino-acid sequence MRAFSATLIFASVMLAGAPAHAQVGHQRAQCANQGGTYSREDQIRACTSVIQYGSVNAEGLAIAFNNRANAYRGQGELDRALADYDQAIALNPRYANAFNNRGITYRAQRNLTAAIADYDQAIALEPGFANVFNNRGSAYGDQGDHARAISDYDTAIRLNPQFANAYNNRGNAYRAQGQHDAAIRDYTQAIAINPDYAGAYNNRGKAYRAMGDMTRALADFDRAQTLDPDNPAFAAFGL is encoded by the coding sequence ATGCGCGCTTTCAGTGCAACTCTGATTTTCGCGAGCGTGATGCTGGCCGGTGCGCCAGCGCATGCGCAGGTCGGCCACCAGCGCGCGCAGTGCGCCAACCAAGGCGGCACGTATTCGCGCGAGGATCAGATCCGCGCCTGCACGTCGGTGATCCAGTATGGCAGCGTCAACGCCGAGGGTTTGGCGATCGCCTTTAACAATCGCGCCAATGCCTATCGCGGCCAGGGCGAACTTGACCGCGCGCTGGCCGACTACGATCAGGCCATCGCGCTCAATCCGCGCTATGCCAACGCTTTCAACAATCGCGGCATCACCTATCGCGCTCAACGCAACCTGACGGCCGCCATCGCCGACTATGATCAAGCCATCGCGCTCGAACCGGGTTTTGCCAACGTATTCAACAACCGTGGCAGCGCCTATGGCGACCAAGGCGATCATGCCCGCGCGATCTCTGACTACGATACTGCAATCCGGCTCAATCCGCAGTTCGCCAACGCCTACAACAATCGCGGCAATGCTTATCGCGCGCAGGGTCAGCACGATGCGGCAATCCGCGACTACACGCAGGCGATCGCGATCAACCCGGACTACGCGGGCGCCTACAACAATCGCGGCAAAGCTTACCGCGCCATGGGCGACATGACGCGTGCGCTGGCGGACTTCGACCGCGCGCAAACGCTCGATCCGGATAACCCGGCGTTTGCGGCTTTCGGGCTCTAA
- a CDS encoding AlkA N-terminal domain-containing protein: MSLDAETCHAACEAKDRRFDGRFYVGVTSTGIYCRCICPARTPKPQNRTFWPSAAAAEAAGFRPCLLCRPERAPGLAPIDAPARLAAAAYARIEAGALEEQGLEALADGLGVTSRHLRRVMNAQFGASPIEIAQTGRLLAARRLLNETALPVTEIAFAAGFRSLRRFNATMKDRYGAPPSKMRGRKTIARGETFTVSLSPRGDYNIASIAEFLRTRALPGVELGGAKTYARTLKMGDALGWIEIGMGPKGLMLTLSENLAPHLRPLVANVRGAFDLDAEMTAVDAHLSTDAGLAKDIKREPGVRIPGALNGFETAIRAVLGQQVTVAGARTLTDRLVTKFGATLERGPEGLNRAFPDAPTLANAGAAAIAKIGLPLKRAETLHRLAVTSSSGKLPLDRGAIASGRAALAEIAGIGPWTIEYVAMRALGDPDAYPATDIALINALGRKGETLEHLKPWRGYAAIRLWRRGAKKGIRP, encoded by the coding sequence ATGAGCTTGGACGCCGAAACCTGCCACGCCGCCTGTGAGGCCAAGGACCGCCGATTCGACGGGCGCTTCTACGTCGGCGTCACCTCCACCGGCATCTATTGCCGCTGCATCTGCCCGGCCCGCACGCCGAAGCCACAGAACCGCACCTTTTGGCCCTCCGCCGCAGCCGCCGAGGCCGCCGGCTTCCGCCCCTGTCTACTCTGCCGCCCCGAACGCGCCCCAGGCCTCGCACCGATCGACGCCCCAGCGCGCCTTGCCGCCGCCGCCTACGCCCGCATCGAAGCGGGCGCGCTGGAGGAGCAGGGCCTGGAAGCGTTGGCCGACGGCCTCGGCGTCACTTCGCGCCATCTCCGCCGCGTGATGAACGCCCAGTTCGGCGCCAGCCCCATCGAGATCGCACAGACCGGGCGTCTGCTCGCGGCACGGCGGCTGCTCAACGAAACCGCGCTCCCCGTCACCGAGATCGCCTTCGCCGCCGGCTTCCGTTCGCTCCGCCGTTTCAACGCCACCATGAAAGATCGCTACGGCGCGCCGCCGTCGAAGATGCGCGGCCGCAAAACCATCGCGCGCGGTGAGACTTTCACCGTGAGCCTAAGCCCGCGCGGCGATTACAACATCGCCTCGATCGCGGAATTCCTGCGCACGCGCGCACTGCCGGGCGTCGAACTCGGCGGCGCCAAGACCTACGCACGCACGCTGAAAATGGGCGACGCGCTGGGCTGGATAGAGATCGGCATGGGTCCGAAGGGGCTGATGCTCACGCTCTCTGAAAATCTAGCGCCGCACTTGCGCCCACTCGTCGCCAACGTCCGCGGCGCTTTTGATCTCGATGCGGAAATGACGGCGGTGGACGCGCACCTCTCCACCGATGCCGGCCTCGCCAAGGACATCAAACGCGAGCCAGGCGTGCGCATTCCAGGTGCGCTGAACGGCTTTGAAACAGCCATTCGCGCGGTCTTGGGCCAGCAAGTCACCGTCGCCGGTGCGCGCACGCTGACGGATCGCCTCGTCACCAAATTTGGCGCGACGCTCGAACGCGGACCCGAGGGGCTCAACCGCGCCTTCCCTGATGCACCCACGCTTGCCAATGCCGGCGCCGCCGCCATCGCCAAGATCGGACTGCCGCTAAAACGCGCGGAAACACTGCACCGCCTCGCGGTCACGTCGAGCAGCGGCAAGCTTCCGCTCGATCGCGGCGCTATCGCGTCGGGGCGCGCAGCGCTTGCGGAGATTGCCGGCATCGGGCCGTGGACGATCGAGTACGTCGCCATGCGCGCGCTGGGCGATCCCGACGCGTACCCCGCGACGGACATCGCACTCATCAACGCGCTCGGCCGCAAGGGCGAGACGCTCGAACACCTAAAGCCGTGGCGCGGCTATGCGGCAATCCGCTTGTGGCGGCGCGGCGCCAAGAAAGGAATTCGGCCATGA
- a CDS encoding methylated-DNA--[protein]-cysteine S-methyltransferase, with product MISSVYDSPIGPLTLASNGAALTQLEFENPKHPLPPVAPGNDKIIEQAKRELDAYFKGKLKTFTVPVAPQGTEFQRKAWAALQKIPYGTTRTYGQQAKVIGSPAASRAVGAANGRNPVAVIIPCHRVIGSNGSLTGFGGGMERKKFLLDLEQGELLSAEDYEVATALAHRVSVGDRASKSRRG from the coding sequence ATGATCAGTTCAGTGTACGACAGCCCCATCGGCCCGCTCACGCTGGCATCGAATGGCGCAGCGCTAACGCAGCTCGAGTTCGAGAATCCGAAGCATCCGCTGCCGCCCGTCGCACCGGGCAACGACAAGATCATCGAGCAAGCCAAACGCGAACTGGACGCCTACTTCAAAGGCAAGCTGAAGACGTTCACCGTGCCAGTCGCGCCGCAAGGTACTGAGTTTCAGCGAAAAGCCTGGGCCGCGCTGCAGAAGATTCCGTACGGCACGACGCGTACCTACGGCCAGCAAGCGAAGGTCATCGGCAGCCCAGCCGCCTCGCGCGCGGTCGGCGCAGCCAACGGCCGCAACCCAGTCGCGGTAATTATCCCATGCCATCGCGTGATCGGATCCAACGGCAGCCTGACTGGTTTCGGCGGCGGTATGGAACGAAAGAAGTTCCTGCTCGACCTGGAGCAGGGCGAATTGCTGTCCGCTGAGGATTACGAAGTCGCAACGGCCTTAGCCCATCGCGTTTCCGTCGGCGATCGTGCTAGCAAATCGCGCCGAGGGTGA
- a CDS encoding putative quinol monooxygenase, with product MSDLAHHVRASEAGCDSYTVTRAMGSEAHFVVHARFLDWNAFEGHADTPHLNRFMPRLSALLAAPLSMEIFLEV from the coding sequence ATGAGCGATCTCGCGCACCACGTCCGCGCCAGCGAGGCGGGATGCGATTCTTATACGGTGACGCGCGCCATGGGCTCTGAAGCCCATTTCGTCGTGCATGCGCGCTTCTTGGATTGGAACGCGTTCGAGGGGCACGCCGACACGCCCCACCTGAACCGCTTTATGCCGCGTCTGAGTGCGCTGCTTGCCGCTCCACTCTCGATGGAGATTTTTCTGGAAGTTTGA